A region from the Hippoglossus hippoglossus isolate fHipHip1 chromosome 18, fHipHip1.pri, whole genome shotgun sequence genome encodes:
- the LOC117752291 gene encoding uncharacterized protein LOC117752291 — translation MKGVIFDTSNDNKRIMKNMVSLVPSCPKAARMPGFPSHPNPPSVYCVPDIISLSTLCPQVSRIPGIPSVVGNMSLTWVTEKGSLLKRLPMKGVIFDTSNDNKKIMKNMISLVPSCPKAARMPGFPSHPNPPSVYCVPDIISLSKLCPQVSRIPGIPSVVGNMSLTWVTEKGSLLKRLPTKGVIFDTSNDNKKIMKNMVSLVPSCPKAARMPGFPSHPNPPSVYCVPDIISLSTLCPQVSRIPGIPSVVGNMSLTWVTEKGSLLKRLPTKGVIFDTSNDNKKIMKNMISLVPSCPKVSRIPGFPFIPNPKTVYYGLNIVNLLPLCPAVSTISGCSSVEGHEEKGWVTELGSLMNRPQKKILFRINSSPTKIDKQNMHSLVPCCPGASKIPGFPSYPRYNMLSLVPVCPKVCSFPGCASSEGASKFKWLFDPHTLCDFLTKETILLINTPNLDGETVKKMLALAPSCPEASRIAGFPSAPQTKSKIEPNIISFVPCCPSVSSLKGFASMTTTPSTEWLHEAKPIWKKPQQKRRDVTMTLDGQDQLDCSNIKSMVTLVTSCPKEARARGFPSAQVVNRPPNMVSLYTSTPCVSCVPGFPSARMLSSEHNEIQTRTPHRKALFNKQQNEKIVLIVMFPAKLKQDEIKSMVAMAPSCPHLTKTPGFPSILQFNQTEEETMATPLSFSTEKHTSPELPIGQSAESYPKDTIIPGVPFTSVSSQSTELTHVKKIKDGAKQIVDLSIQKGVSQVDRIAAEETQTVKKTLDTSEPVGVLGWEVLEAEGTVTEKLAENSMSANEEETPGLVKAMMGVFHKGYETVVSILGPSSSTVMEDKHQPKGNSFMDTKDKTDTPSDEFVLHVADNTTPIQQIEGQFEEIDNDQNIKYPTSAEPYMRNLVCDQSVSPSPTTDSDDWHLVCAGMKKWPPLTEADITEISEDGEQIDGREVSDDQWYTKERSLTGQDSVQTSEDIESLLPRHETPVEQDEVRTVLSSSQLDKG, via the exons ATGAAGGGGGTCATATTTGACACATCAAACGACAACAAAAGGATAATGAAGAATATGGTTTCCCTTGTACCATCCTGTCCAAAAGCAGCGCGGATGCCAGGATTCCCCTCTCATCCAAATCCCCCAAGTGTGTATTGCGTACCAGATATCATCAGCCTCTCTACGCTGTGCCCCCAAGTTTCCAGAATACCTGGAATTCCATCAGTTGTTGGGAATATGAGTTTAACATGGGTAACAGAAAAGGGATCACTGTTAAAGAGATTACCAATGAAGGGGGTCATATTTGACACATCAAACGACAACAAAAAGATAATGAAGAATATGATTTCCCTTGTACCATCCTGTCCAAAAGCAGCGCGGATGCCAGGATTCCCCTCTCATCCAAATCCCCCAAGTGTGTATTGCGTACCAGATATCATCAGCCTCTCTAAGCTGTGCCCCCAAGTTTCCAGAATACCTGGAATCCCATCAGTTGTTGGGAATATGAGTTTAACATGGGTAACAGAAAAGGGATCACTGTTAAAGAGATTACCAACGAAGGGGGTCATATTTGACACATCAAACGACAACAAAAAGATAATGAAGAATATGGTTTCCCTTGTACCATCCTGTCCAAAAGCAGCGCGGATGCCAGGATTCCCCTCTCATCCAAATCCCCCAAGTGTGTATTGCGTACCAGATATCATCAGCCTTTCTACGCTGTGCCCCCAAGTTTCCAGAATACCTGGAATCCCATCAGTTGTTGGGAATATGAGTTTAACATGGGTAACAGAAAAGGGATCACTGTTAAAGAGATTACCAACGAAGGGGGTCATATTTGACACATCAAACGACAACAAAAAGATAATGAAGAATATGATTTCCCTTGTACCATCCTGCCCTAAAGTGTCAAGAATTCCTGGTTTCCCCTTTATCCCAAATCCAAAAACAGTGTATTATGGCCTAAATATAGTCAACCTCCTTCCTTTGTGCCCTGCAGTTTCTACCATATCGGGATGCTCATCAGTTGAAGGTCATGAGGAAAAAGGATGGGTTACTGAACTGGGTTCATTGATGAACAGACcgcaaaagaaaattctgtttaGGATTAACAGCTCACCAACtaaaatagacaaacaaaacatgcattCTTTGGTTCCATGTTGCCCAGGAGCGTCAAAGATTCCAGGCTTCCCATCCTACCCCCGATACAATATGCTGAGTCTTGTACCTGTTTGTCCAAAAGTATGCAGTTTCCCAGGATGTGCATCCAGTGAAGGGGCCTCAAAATTCAAGTGGCTTTTCGATCCACACACTTTGTGTGATTTTCTTACAAAGGAGACAATTTTATTGATAAATACGCCAAATCTAGATGgagaaactgtgaaaaaaatgttGGCCTTAGCACCATCTTGCCCAGAGGCGTCAAGGATCGCTGGGTTCCCCTCTGCACCTCAAACCAAATCCAAGATTGAACCCAATATAATAAGTTTTGTACCTTGCTGCCCCAGTGTTTCGAGTCTCAAAGGATTTGCATCAATGACGACAACCCCAAGCACAGAATGGCTACATGAAGCAAAACCAATTTGGAAAAAACCtcagcagaagaggagagatgtGACTATGACACTTGATGGACAGGACCAGCTAGATTGCTCTAACATAAAAAGCATGGTGACATTAGTGACATCCTGCCCAAAAGAGGCCAGAGCACGTGGTTTTCCTTCTGCTCAAGTTGTAAACAGACCACCAAACATGGTCAGCTTATACACATCTACCCcatgtgtttcatgtgtccCAGGTTTTCCCTCAGCAAGGATGCTTAGTTCTGAACATAACGAAATACAAACAAGGACACCACACAGAAAGGCCTTGTTTAATAAGCAGCAGAATGAGAAGATTGTTCTTATTGTTATGTTTCCAGCAAAACTTAAACAAGATGAAATTAAGTCCATGGTAGCAATGGCGCCATCATGTCCACATTTGACTAAAACTCCTGGTTTCCCCAGCATTTTGCAATTTaatcaaacagaggaagaaaccaTGGCTACTCCATTGTCTTTTTCTACTGAAAAGCATACATCACCAGAGTTGCCTATTGGACAGTCAGCTGAGTCATACCCTAAAGACACAATAATTCCTGGTGTTCCCTTTACATCTGTCAGCAGCCAAAGCACAGAACTTACACATG tgaaaaaaatcaaagatgGTGCCAAGCAAATCGTAGACCTTTCTATACAAAAAGG CGTATCGCAAGTAGACAGAATAGCAGCAGAAGAGACCCAAACAGTGAAGAAAACCTTGGACACATCAGAGCCAGTAGGAGTCTTGGGTTGGGAAGTGTTGGAGGCAGAGGGAACAGTAACAGAAAAACTGGCAGAAAACTCTATGTCAGCAAATGAGGAAGAGACCCCAGGATTAGTAAAGGCTATGATGGGTGTTTTCCATAAGGG TTATGAAACAGTAGTATCCATATTGGGGCCATCTAGTTCCACTGTAATGGAAGACAAGCACCAACCCAAGGGTAACTCCTTTATGGACACGAAGGACAAGACAGACACCCCTTCAGATGAGTTTGTTCTCCATGTGGCAGACAACACTACTCCTATACAGCAGATAGAGGGACAGTTCGAAGAAATTGACAATGACCAAAACATCAAATATCCAACAAGTGCTGAACCTTATATGAGGAACTTGGTATGTGATCAATCAGTATCCCCATCACCAACTACGGACAGTGACGACTGGCATTTAGTTTGTGCAGGCATGAAGAAATGGCCACCGTTGACGGAGGCAGATATCACTGAAATATCAGAAGATGGTGAACAAATAGATGGACGAGAGGTCTCTGATGATCAATGGTATACAAAGGAGAGATCACTCACAGGGCAGGACTCTGTTCAAACATCAGAGGACATAGAAAGTTTATTACCAAGGCACGAGACTCCGGTAGAACAGGATGAGGTTAGAACGGTGTTGTCTTCTTCACAGCTGGATAAAGGGTGA